In Methylotenera versatilis 79, the DNA window GTAGATTTTGGTACGATTTACAACACTCCGCACAATATTTACTTGCAAGGTTCTTACACAAACGTCTTTAAAGCAGAATTCACTAAAAATGGTCAAGATCCAAGCGAAGGCATTGTTAATGGCGATCGTTTACCTTATGCACCACGTCATATCGCATCAGTCAGCGTTGGTTACCAACATCCCGTAGGATTTGATGCGCGCTTTGGTGTAGATTATGTGAGTCGTCAACAGACTGATACTTTTGCACGCGTACTTGACCCAGTAGATGCTGCTTTATCAGGTTTGGCAGGCGATATTCCAGCTTATACTTTGCTGAATATGTCGGTTAACTTTAAACCAGTCGGTTCAAAAGCTAGCTACTTTATGAGCGGCTATAACTTAGCTGATAAAGAATACTTGGCAAGTCGCGTTGATGGCATGGCCGTCGGACGTGGCCGTCAGGTAGTTGCAGGCGTGCGTTACGATTTCTAATCGTTAATTTTAGTGGTTAAATTTTAACCGTTAAACAGCACTGGCGTTAATAAAAAGCAATTCACTTCGCAAGAGGTGAGTTGCTTTTTTATTTGTACTAGCTATCAAGCAAATCGGATTTATCAGGCGTTTTAATCCTGTTGTGGTTTAAAATAACGCCATGCAAATAATTGACTCAAAAAAAGCGTTAAGTATTGCCCTTAAAAACCGCGTTAATATCGGTTTTGTACCAACCATGGGCAATTTACATGCTGGCCATATTCACTTAGTACAACTTGCAAAACAGCACGCTGACTGTGTGGTTGTGAGCATCTTCGTTAACCCATTACAGTTTGGCGCCAATGAGGATTTAGCCAATTACCCGCGCACATTAGAAGCTGATTTTGAAAAACTAAGTGCTGCAGGTGCAGATTTTGTATTTACGCCAAGCGTGGCTGAATTGTATCCAAATTACGATGGTAAAAATCTGAACCAGACCATGACAATCGCCCTGCCAGCTATAGCCGACATGCTTTGTGGCGCTAGTCGTCCTGGCCATTTTGCAGGTGTTGCGACAGTAGTCGCTAAACTTTTCAATCTCATACAACCGCAAATCGCCGTATTTGGACAAAAAGATTTTCAACAACTTTTTGTCATTCGTGAACTGGTTAATCAATTCAATTATCCAGTTGAAATCATCGCGGGCGAAACGGTACGCGAAGCAAGTGGCCTTGCTTTAAGTTCTCGAAACGGCTATTTAAGCGAAACGGCGCGCGCGTCTGCAAACCAATTAAATCAAGCTTTACAGGGAATCGTTGCTTCTTTAAAAAATGGTAATACGAATTTCAATCAATTAGAAAATCTCGCTGTTCAGCAATTAACCAACTTCGGCTGGTTGGTCGATTATATTTCTGTTCGCTCAGCCGATACTTTGCTCCCAGCAACAACGGACGACAAAAATCTGGTGGTTTTAGGCGCGGCAAAATTGGATAAAACGCGCTTGATCGACAACATAGCCTTTTGCGCTAAGTGATTGAAAAGACTATAATACAATCCCTTTTAATAAACGGTTAACCCCGCAAAATAAATCATGCAACGAACCATGCTTAAATCTAAACTGCATCGTGTAAATGTGACACATAGCGAGTTGCATTACGAAGGCAGTTGCGCGATTGATGAAGCTTTATTAGAAGCGGCGAATATTAAAGAATACGAGCAGATTAATATATATAACGTCACCAATGGCGAGCGTTTTAGTACTTATGCGATTCGTGCAGACCGTCATTCTGGCATTATTTCTGTCAATGGCGCAGCTGCGCACAAAGCGCACCCAAAAGACATCATCATTATTGCAAGCTATGCACATTACACCGAAGCGGAACTGCAAAACTACGCACCGCAATTGGTGTATGTGAATGATCAAAATCAGATTCAAACTCAACGTAACGCAATTCCAGCACAGGCCGCTTAAATAATGACAACAGATTCAAAAGCAACAGATTCAACACAACCAGCATCAAAACAAGCAACGTTTGATTTAGAAGCGATGAAAGTTGCGGTAATCGATGCCTTGGATGATATTAAAGGCTTCGATATCACCACAATGGATGTGCGAAAACTCACAAATATGACTAGCTACATGATAGTCGCAAGCGCCACTTCTAGCCGTCAAGCTAAAGCGATGGGCGATAACGTGCGTTCTAAATTAAAAGAAAAAGGCTATGAAATTCGTGGCACAGAAGGCGAAAAAGAAGGCGAATGGGTATTGGTCGATTTAAACGAAATCGTTGTACACATTATGGTGCCAGCAACGCGCGCCTACTATAATTTAGAACAATTATGGGGCGATGCAGAAGCGCGTCGCGGACATATCAAAGCGGTTTAGTTAACATCAATTTAGTTAACCAAAACAAACCGACAATAATCACTAGTGATTAATTAGTAGTTATGAAGCTGCGCATTATTTCGGTTGGCCACAAAATGCCCAATTGGGTTGAAGTGGCTTGTGCAGAATACACAAAACGCATGCCGCGCGAATTAGTGGTCGAGATTATCGATATCAAACCCGAAAAGCGCGCCGCGGGCAACAGCACAGAAAACATCCAACTCATTGAAGCAAAACGTATTTTAGAGGCGATTGGGCGTGATTATCTGATTGCCCTAGATGAGCGCGGCAATGAAATCACCACTTTGCAGCTAGCCGAAAAGCTATCAAGTTGGCAGGCTGGTGGCAGAGATGTCGCGCTGGTAATTGGCGGCGCAGATGGTTTGCATACTTCCGTCAAACAAAAAGCCGATTGGTTATGGAGTTTATCGAAACTCACACTTCCGCATGGTATGGTGCGTATCATGCTGGCAGAACAACTTTATCGCGCACATTCCGTTATTCAAAATCATCCTTATCACCGCGAATAAATTCGCCCAATTGCTGGCATGTTAAATGCTTATATATCAATAAAGCATATAGAAGCTTATTTTTATGGTAAAAATGCCCCAAAAATGGGAATTTAGTCCTTATTAGCTTAATTTTGAAGCAATCTTTAAGATCGGGGATTTGTTAATGGATAACAAAAGTTTAGTTTTATTATCAAAATTTTCAGTTTCAGCAAGAAGATTAATCGGCTCAGTTAATCCCGCCAAACTGCTGAAAGACCCTGAATATAGCGCAGAGGTTTTTCAAAAAGCTTTTGAGCTTGGCGATGAAGAGTTAATCATGCTTTCGCTTGAAGTTCAGACCATGCTTGGACTAATTTCCGCCACCACACCAGTACAAAATACAGCGAAAGTGGTTCCCATTAAGCAGGAAGAAGAACCTGAGAAAAAATATATGTTTGGGGCCAGAAGCTAATCTAACTAACTTCTACAAATTAATTAACAACTATAAACTTAACGCTATTTAATCGTTAAGTTTTAATTTAATTTTTAATCTTCAACTTAATTGATTGGTTTAAACCAGTATAACAATTACAAACATCATGTTTTGTTAAACTAGACAGATTATTTACTGTCTTTTTTGCATGGCTTATATCCACACTAACTCAGAATCCCACACCGAATCCAACGCAAAATCGTATGCAAAATCATTAGTTTGGTTTAGACGTGATTTGCGCGATTATGATCACGCCGCGCTTTATCATGCATTGAAAATATCCAGCCAAGTTTATTGCGTGTTTGTATTTGATACTGAAATTTTAGACCATTTGCAAGACAAGGCAGACCGCCGAGTTGAGTTTATCTGGGAAAGCATCCACGCATTAAAAGCGGCACTGCAACTTAAAGGTGGCGATCTGATTGTTTTGCATGGCAAAGCAAAAGAAGAAATCCCTAAACTAGCACGTTCATTAGAAGTTGAAGCGGTTTTTGTTAACCATGATTATGAACCCAATGCTATTGAACGCGATAGATTTGTGGCGGATACATTAAAGCAAAATCATATTGATTTTCATCATTATAAAGATCAGGTTATCTTCGAAAAAAATGAAGTCCTAAACATGGCTGGCAAGCCTTATGGCGTGTTTACACCGTATAAAAACATGTGGCTTAAAACACTGAATGATTTTTACGTAAAACCATATCCAGTGGATAACTATGTACAAAACTTAGCTAAGAGCGAAGAAACGCCCTTGCCTAGTTTAGAAAGCATGGGGTTTGAACGTACTAATTTATCTAATATGCACCTGCCCACTGGCATGCAAGGCGGATTGGCGTTATTTGATGATTTCAAACAGCGCATGAGTCGCTACAAAGAAGCGCGCAATTTTCCTGCGATTAAAGGCGTTTCTTATCTTTCAGTGCATTTGCGATTCGGCACCGTATCGATTCGCCACTTAGCGCGCGAGGCTATGCAAGTTGCAAGTATTGGCAGCCAAAGCTGGTTGAATGAGTTGATTTGGCGTGATTTTTATTTTCAAATTTTGCACCATAATCCACATATTGCCGTAGGCAAAGCGTTCAAAGCAGAATACGACAAGTTACCGTTTCCCAATGACAAAGCGCTATTTCAAGCATGGTGTGATGGTCAAACGGGTTATCCATTAGTCGATGCGGCTATGCGGCAACTTAACACAACGGGATTTATGCATAATCGCTTGCGCATGGTTGCAGCTAGCTTCTTGGTAAAAGATCTGTTGGTCGATTGGCGCTGGGGTGAGCGCTATTTTGCCGAAAAATTAATCGATTTCGACCTAAGTGCAAATAATGGCGGCTGGCAATGGGCGGCAAGTACAGGCTGCGACGCACAACCCTGGTTTAGGATTTTTAACCCAACCACTCAAAGTGAAAAATTTGATAGTTCTGGCAAGTTTATTCGGAAATATGTGACAGAACTGAGTCAGCATGATGACAAAGAACTGCACGCACCGTGGTTAATTCCACCATTACGTCAACAATCAATGGGTGTAATCATTGGTAAAAATTACCCTTTACCAGTGGTTAATCATACCAAACAACGAGCACTGGCCTTGTCTTTATATAAAAGTTGCAGCTTAAATAAAAATGAAAGTGACGGCATTAATGACGAGGCATAGTAATTGCTTAAGCTTTTGACTAGATATTCAGCCCTTGTGTGTATTAATGATTAACGTTGTTTCTACGCAACAATAAGTTGAGTGGCTAAACGGTTGAAATTTAATCTGTAGACAATGCCAACGCTGTCAGTGATAATGTTGGTGCTGTGTGTGATAAAATTCGGTTGGTAAAAATACAGCTTAAAAACAATTAATAACGTAATAAAAATTCAAATAAATCAAGTGAACATAATAATGCATTCAAAATTAATTACACTTTCTCTAAGCTGCTTGCTTGCCATATTCGTCAGTGGATGTGCAACAACGAATAATAATGACCCATTAGAAGGTGTTAATCGCGGTATTTACAAATTCAACGATGTGGCTGATAGAGCGATTATTAAACCCGTCGCAAAGGCTTATAAAGCCG includes these proteins:
- a CDS encoding cryptochrome/photolyase family protein; translation: MAYIHTNSESHTESNAKSYAKSLVWFRRDLRDYDHAALYHALKISSQVYCVFVFDTEILDHLQDKADRRVEFIWESIHALKAALQLKGGDLIVLHGKAKEEIPKLARSLEVEAVFVNHDYEPNAIERDRFVADTLKQNHIDFHHYKDQVIFEKNEVLNMAGKPYGVFTPYKNMWLKTLNDFYVKPYPVDNYVQNLAKSEETPLPSLESMGFERTNLSNMHLPTGMQGGLALFDDFKQRMSRYKEARNFPAIKGVSYLSVHLRFGTVSIRHLAREAMQVASIGSQSWLNELIWRDFYFQILHHNPHIAVGKAFKAEYDKLPFPNDKALFQAWCDGQTGYPLVDAAMRQLNTTGFMHNRLRMVAASFLVKDLLVDWRWGERYFAEKLIDFDLSANNGGWQWAASTGCDAQPWFRIFNPTTQSEKFDSSGKFIRKYVTELSQHDDKELHAPWLIPPLRQQSMGVIIGKNYPLPVVNHTKQRALALSLYKSCSLNKNESDGINDEA
- the panD gene encoding aspartate 1-decarboxylase, translating into MQRTMLKSKLHRVNVTHSELHYEGSCAIDEALLEAANIKEYEQINIYNVTNGERFSTYAIRADRHSGIISVNGAAAHKAHPKDIIIIASYAHYTEAELQNYAPQLVYVNDQNQIQTQRNAIPAQAA
- the rlmH gene encoding 23S rRNA (pseudouridine(1915)-N(3))-methyltransferase RlmH, producing the protein MKLRIISVGHKMPNWVEVACAEYTKRMPRELVVEIIDIKPEKRAAGNSTENIQLIEAKRILEAIGRDYLIALDERGNEITTLQLAEKLSSWQAGGRDVALVIGGADGLHTSVKQKADWLWSLSKLTLPHGMVRIMLAEQLYRAHSVIQNHPYHRE
- the rsfS gene encoding ribosome silencing factor; the protein is MTTDSKATDSTQPASKQATFDLEAMKVAVIDALDDIKGFDITTMDVRKLTNMTSYMIVASATSSRQAKAMGDNVRSKLKEKGYEIRGTEGEKEGEWVLVDLNEIVVHIMVPATRAYYNLEQLWGDAEARRGHIKAV
- the panC gene encoding pantoate--beta-alanine ligase, which encodes MQIIDSKKALSIALKNRVNIGFVPTMGNLHAGHIHLVQLAKQHADCVVVSIFVNPLQFGANEDLANYPRTLEADFEKLSAAGADFVFTPSVAELYPNYDGKNLNQTMTIALPAIADMLCGASRPGHFAGVATVVAKLFNLIQPQIAVFGQKDFQQLFVIRELVNQFNYPVEIIAGETVREASGLALSSRNGYLSETARASANQLNQALQGIVASLKNGNTNFNQLENLAVQQLTNFGWLVDYISVRSADTLLPATTDDKNLVVLGAAKLDKTRLIDNIAFCAK